Sequence from the Sphingomonas sp. SORGH_AS_0950 genome:
AAGGGCGCCGGATGTCAGCGATGCGCGAGGGGGATCAGCGCGTCAGCTTCTTATAGGCCAGACGGGTCGGACGGTCGGCGGCATCGCCCATGCGGCGGCGCTTGTCCTCTTCGTACGACTCGTAATTGCCCTCGAACCATTCGACATGGCTGTCGCCCTCGAACGCCAGGATGTGGGTGCAGAGGCGGTCGAGGAAGAAGCGGTCGTGGCTGATGACCACGGCGCAGCCCGCGAACGTCTCCAGCGCCTCTTCAAGCGCGCGCAGCGTTTCCACGTCGAGGTCGTTGGTCGGTTCGTCGAGCAGCAGGACGTTGCCGCCCTCCTTGAGCATCTTGGCCATGTGGACGCGGTTGCGTTCACCGCCCGACAGCTGGCCGACCTTCTTCTGCTGGTCGGGCCCGCGGAAGTTGAACGCGCCGACATAGGCGCGCGTGCCCAGTTCCTGCTTGCCGAAGCGGAAGACCTCCAGCTCGTCGGAGATTTCCTGCCAGACATTCTTGTTGGGATCGAGCTTGTCGCGGCTCTGGTCGACATAGCCGAGCTTGACGGTCGAGCCGATCTCGATCGTGCCCGCATCGGGCTGTTCCTGGCCGGTGATCAGCTTGAACAGCGTCGACTTGCCCGCGCCGTTCGGCCCGATCACGCCGACGATACCGCCGGGCGGCAGCATGAAGTCGAGATTTTCGAACAAAAGCTTGTCGCCATAGGACTTCGTCAGCCCCTTGGCCTCGATCACCTTGCCGCCCAGACGCTCGGGGATCTGGATCAGGATCTGCGCCTTGCCCGCGACGCGGTTCTCCTGCTTCTCCATCAGCTCCTCGAACGCGCGGATACGTGCCTTCGACTTGGTCTGGCGGGCCTTGGGCGTCTGACGCATCCAGGCCAGCTCGTCGGCGATCGCCTTCTGCTTGCCCGCCTCGTCGCGCTCTTCCTGCTCAAGCCGCTTGGCCTTCTTCTCCAGATAGCCGGAATAGTTGGATTCGTAGGTGTAATAGCGGCCGCGATCCAGCTCGAGCACCCAGTTGACGACGTTATCCAGGAAGTAACGGTCGTGGGTGACGAGAATGACGTTGCCGGTATATTCCTTGAGGTAATTTTCCAGCCACGACACGCTCTCGGCGTCGAGGTGGTTGGTCGGTTCGTCGAGCAGCAGGATGTCGGGCTTTTCGAGCAGCAGCTTGCAGAGCGCGACGCGGCGCTTCTCACCGCCCGACAGGCGGGTGACGTCGGCATCGCCCGGTGGGCAGCGCAGCGCTTCCATCGCCTGTTCCAGCTGGCTGTCGAGCGACCAGCCGTCGACCGCGTCGATCTTGGCCTGAAGCTCGCCCATCTCTTCCATCAGGGCGTCGAAATCGGTGTCGTCCTTCGGGTCGCCCATCTCCGCCGAGATGGCGTTGAAGCGATCGACCAGGTCGGCGATCGGGCGGACGCCGTCCTTGACGTTGCCCATCACGTCCTTGGCGGGGTCGAGCTGCGGCTCCTGCGCCAGATAGCCGACCCGGACGCCCTCGGCGGCCCAGGCCTCGCCGGTGAAGTCCGTGTCCATCCCCGCCATCACCTTCATCAGCGTGGACTTGCCCGCGCCGTTCGGGCCGATGATCGCGATCTTCGCGCTCGGCAGGAACTGGAGATGGATGTTGTTGAGGACAGGCTTGTTGGCGCCGGGGAAGGTCTTGGTCAGACCCTTCATCACATAGGTATATTGGACGGCCATGGCGGCGCGGGGCTCCGTGCTTTTTTGCGACTGTTGGATGTTTGCCCGACCATGTAGTGGGTGCGCGGGCGGTTGGCAAACGGGACGGGCTGGGCAACAGTCGCGCCCATGAAGCGAATTGTCCTTGCGGCACTGGCCGCCTCCGCCCTTTCCTCTCCCGTTCTGGCACAGCGGACGCCCCCGCCCATGCCCGCGACCGTCGCGCCCGAGGTCGAACGGCTGCGCGACGCCGCGCTGACCGACACGGTCGCCTGGGACATTGTCGAGGGGCTGACGACCGAAGTCGGCCAGCGCCTGGCGGGAACCGAGGCGGAGGCGCGGGCGCGACAATGGGCGGTCGCCCGGCTGACCGCGCTGGGGTTCAAGAATGTCCGGATCGAACCCTATCAGATGCCCGTCTGGGAACGCGGTGCGGAGAGCGCCGAGATCATCGCGCCCTTCCCGCAGAAGCTGACCCTTGCCGCGCTCGGCAATTCGGGGGCGACCCCGGCGGGCGGGCTGACCGCCGACGTCGCGGTCTTCCCCAGCATGGCCGCCTTCCAGTCGGCGCCCGACTCGGCGATCAAGGGGCGGATCGTCTATATCGGCAACGCCATGCCCCGGACCCAGGACGGATCGGGGTACGGCGCCTATGGCACCGCGCGCTTTACCGGACCCGCGCTGGCGGCCAAGCGGGGCGCGCTGGCGATCGTGATCCGCTCGATCGGCACCGACCATCACCGCTTTCCGCATACCGGCACGACCAATTTCCCCGAGGGCGTGAAGCCGATCCCGGCGGCGGCCCTGTCGGTGCCCGATGCCGAACAGCTCGAACGCGTCGCGGCGCGCGGCAAGCCGGTGCGGATGAAGCTGATCCTGACCCCGCGCATGGTCGGCACGCGCGAATCGGGCAATGTCATCGCGGAGGTTCCGGGCAGCGATCCGTCGGCGGGCATCGTGCTGGTCGGTGGGCATCTCGACAGCTGGGACCTGGGCACCGGCGCGATCGACGATGCCAGTGGACTGGCGATCACCACCGCCGCCGCCAAGCGAATCATGGATGCGGGCCAGCCGAAGCGGACGATCCGCGTCGTCTGGTTCGGCGCCGAAGAGGTCGGCGGCATGGGCGGCGCGGCCTATGCCAAGGCGCATGCGGGCGAACGCCACGCCACCGCGTCGGAAAGCGATTTCGGCGCCGACCGGGTCTGGCGGTTCGAGGTCAACCTGCCCGCCGCCGCCAGCCCGGTCGCGGACCGGCTCCAGGCCGCTCTGGCCCCGCTGGGCATCACGCGGGGCAGCGGCCTGGGCGGCGACGGCACCGATATCGGCCCGACGCTGAAGCTGGGCACGGCGGCGATCGACCTGAACCAGTCGGGATGGGATTATTTCGATACCCATCACACGCCGGACGACGTACTGGACCGCGTCGATCCGGCCGGACTGCGCCAGAATGTCGCGGCCTGGACGACGATGCTGGCGGTCGTGGCCAACGCGCCCGAGCCGATCGGGGCCGTCACGCCGCGCTGACCGGGGCGATTCCGGTAACCTTTTGGTAACGTCAACGCCTTGAAAAAGCCCGATAGGCGCCATCGGTTCGTCGCGAACCTTGCTTTCGTATGAATTTTGCGGATTGACCGCGATGAACCGCACGTTATTTGAGCCGCTTCGCGACGGCATTCGGGTCGGCCGCGATGATTGCTTATGCTTGGGAGCATTCGAATGAAGAAGATTGCCTTTGTTCTCGCTGCCGCCGGCCTGATGTCCGTGGCCGCCTGCACGAAGTCGCCGGAAGCGGCCGCTGTTGAAAACAACGCGGACATGCTGGCTGACAACATGGAAATGCAGGCCGACAACCTCGACGCGGTTGCCGACAACACCTCGAACACCGCCGCTGCTGCGTCGCTCGAGAACGCTGCCGACAACATCAACGCCGCCGCCGACAACGTCCGTGACGCTGCCGACGCCAAGGCTGACAACCTGCAGTAATGCGGCCTCGGACCTTCGGGTCCGAAGCGCAGACTGTTTGTCGGAAAAAGGGTGCTTCCCCAGGGGGAGGCGCCCTTTTTCTTTGCCCGAATTTCTTGTGGAAATTGCCGATCCGGCGTTGCGAAAAGGCCCTGCGTCACGCTACGGACGGATCACGGTTGGGCCTGTAGCTCAATGGTTAGAGCTGGCCGCTCATAACGGCTAGGTTGCGGGTTCGAGTCCTGCCGGGCCCACCAACCGTCCCCGCGCACGTCGCCCGGCTCCGGGGTCAGCCCAGATTGAGCGACGCCTGGTTGATCCGCCCGATCTCCACCAGCACATCCGACGTCTCCAGCGACAGGTCGCGGACCTCGTCGGCGACGACCGCGAAGCCCCGCCCTTCATGGCCCAGCCTCGCCGCCTCGATACGGGCGTTCAGCGCGACGAGCCGGGTATTGGCCGAGATTCGGCCGACCCGCTCCAGCATCGCCTGAGCCTGCCGCGCCAGATCCTCGCGACGTTCGCTCACCCGCGCCAGGTTGCGGGCATGGGTCACGTCGACAAAGGTCATGACCGCGCCATGGCCGGCCTCGGGATGAAAGGTGATCTCGAACACCAGCCCGTCATCGAAATGATGGTCGAACTGCCGCCGCACGCCTTCGCGGGCCCAGCTCCGGTGATTCTCCAATATGCCCGCCACCCGCTCCCGCGACCAACCCACCGTCTCGCCGACACAGGCGAGATAGTCCGAAAGCGTCGACCCGACCGTCACCGCCGT
This genomic interval carries:
- a CDS encoding PAS-domain containing protein encodes the protein MWYSQYMLSEMEGWALARQATDQLARVMEHLRHGILIYDRDERITLINHYVSRIFGIAETAVTVGSTLSDYLACVGETVGWSRERVAGILENHRSWAREGVRRQFDHHFDDGLVFEITFHPEAGHGAVMTFVDVTHARNLARVSERREDLARQAQAMLERVGRISANTRLVALNARIEAARLGHEGRGFAVVADEVRDLSLETSDVLVEIGRINQASLNLG
- the ettA gene encoding energy-dependent translational throttle protein EttA — protein: MAVQYTYVMKGLTKTFPGANKPVLNNIHLQFLPSAKIAIIGPNGAGKSTLMKVMAGMDTDFTGEAWAAEGVRVGYLAQEPQLDPAKDVMGNVKDGVRPIADLVDRFNAISAEMGDPKDDTDFDALMEEMGELQAKIDAVDGWSLDSQLEQAMEALRCPPGDADVTRLSGGEKRRVALCKLLLEKPDILLLDEPTNHLDAESVSWLENYLKEYTGNVILVTHDRYFLDNVVNWVLELDRGRYYTYESNYSGYLEKKAKRLEQEERDEAGKQKAIADELAWMRQTPKARQTKSKARIRAFEELMEKQENRVAGKAQILIQIPERLGGKVIEAKGLTKSYGDKLLFENLDFMLPPGGIVGVIGPNGAGKSTLFKLITGQEQPDAGTIEIGSTVKLGYVDQSRDKLDPNKNVWQEISDELEVFRFGKQELGTRAYVGAFNFRGPDQQKKVGQLSGGERNRVHMAKMLKEGGNVLLLDEPTNDLDVETLRALEEALETFAGCAVVISHDRFFLDRLCTHILAFEGDSHVEWFEGNYESYEEDKRRRMGDAADRPTRLAYKKLTR
- a CDS encoding M20/M25/M40 family metallo-hydrolase, which gives rise to MKRIVLAALAASALSSPVLAQRTPPPMPATVAPEVERLRDAALTDTVAWDIVEGLTTEVGQRLAGTEAEARARQWAVARLTALGFKNVRIEPYQMPVWERGAESAEIIAPFPQKLTLAALGNSGATPAGGLTADVAVFPSMAAFQSAPDSAIKGRIVYIGNAMPRTQDGSGYGAYGTARFTGPALAAKRGALAIVIRSIGTDHHRFPHTGTTNFPEGVKPIPAAALSVPDAEQLERVAARGKPVRMKLILTPRMVGTRESGNVIAEVPGSDPSAGIVLVGGHLDSWDLGTGAIDDASGLAITTAAAKRIMDAGQPKRTIRVVWFGAEEVGGMGGAAYAKAHAGERHATASESDFGADRVWRFEVNLPAAASPVADRLQAALAPLGITRGSGLGGDGTDIGPTLKLGTAAIDLNQSGWDYFDTHHTPDDVLDRVDPAGLRQNVAAWTTMLAVVANAPEPIGAVTPR